One genomic segment of Herpetosiphonaceae bacterium includes these proteins:
- a CDS encoding carbohydrate ABC transporter permease, whose protein sequence is MSAQSAAMPRPRVRLSRVIIYAIMIAFAVFYLLPVYLLLVTSLKSFDQVRLDRMWSLPTSFSLQSFRDAWAVLGSSFINSFQLVIPATLISCVLGSMNGYVLSKWKFRGADALFTAILFGMFIPYQSILIPLVQLLQRMGLYGTISGLILTHVVYGIPIVTLIFRNYYVQVPTELVEAGKIDGANFFGIYRHIMFPLSIPGFVVVAIWQVTAIWNEFLFGLIITNAPEKRVVTVALQNIAGSQITFWNIQMAGALLVALPTLLVYIFLGRYFLRGLLAGSVKG, encoded by the coding sequence ATGAGCGCCCAATCTGCTGCTATGCCGCGCCCGCGCGTGCGCCTGAGCCGCGTGATCATCTACGCAATCATGATCGCCTTCGCGGTCTTCTACCTGCTGCCGGTCTATCTGCTGCTCGTCACTAGCCTCAAAAGCTTCGATCAGGTCCGGCTCGATCGGATGTGGAGCCTGCCGACCAGCTTCAGCCTGCAGAGCTTCAGGGACGCCTGGGCGGTGCTGGGGTCGAGCTTCATCAACAGCTTCCAGCTTGTGATCCCGGCCACGCTGATCTCGTGCGTGCTCGGCTCGATGAACGGCTATGTGCTCTCCAAGTGGAAGTTTCGCGGCGCGGACGCGCTCTTCACCGCGATTTTGTTCGGCATGTTCATTCCGTACCAGAGCATTCTGATTCCGCTCGTGCAGCTTTTGCAGCGAATGGGCCTCTACGGCACGATCAGCGGGCTGATCCTGACGCATGTGGTCTACGGCATTCCGATCGTGACGCTGATCTTTCGCAACTACTACGTGCAGGTACCCACCGAGCTAGTCGAGGCGGGCAAGATCGACGGCGCAAACTTCTTCGGCATCTACCGCCATATTATGTTCCCGCTGTCGATTCCGGGCTTTGTGGTCGTCGCGATCTGGCAGGTGACGGCGATCTGGAACGAGTTTTTGTTTGGGCTGATCATCACCAACGCGCCTGAAAAGCGGGTTGTCACCGTCGCGCTGCAAAATATCGCGGGCAGCCAGATCACCTTCTGGAATATTCAGATGGCGGGCGCGCTGCTGGTGGCGCTGCCGACGCTGCTGGTCTATATCTTCCTGGGACGCTACTTCCTGCGCGGGCTGCTGGCAGGCTCGGTCAAGGGGTGA